A part of Desulfofundulus salinus genomic DNA contains:
- the proC gene encoding pyrroline-5-carboxylate reductase, whose translation MFLLPLTGLTIGCLGGGAMAQALLTGLIKSGVQTQNLYVSDTRRERLEFLHRELGVHTRANNSELVKESDVVILAVKPQVVEEVLEETGALFQPHQTLISIAAGIAIQFMESFLTHPVPVIRVMPNTPCLLGSGASALCLGTHAGARDRERAMAIFSAVGRAVEVPEELMDAVTGLSGSGPAYMYVILEALADAGVRVGLPRDVALLLSAQTMLGSARMVLETGEHPGRLKNMVTTPGGTAIAGVYALEEGGLRVTMMRAVEEATRRSREMSSALK comes from the coding sequence GTGTTCCTTTTGCCATTAACAGGGCTTACAATTGGTTGCCTGGGAGGCGGGGCCATGGCCCAGGCCTTGCTCACAGGATTGATTAAAAGCGGTGTCCAGACCCAAAACCTGTATGTAAGCGATACCCGCCGGGAAAGGCTGGAGTTTTTGCACCGGGAGCTGGGTGTACATACCAGAGCAAATAACAGTGAGCTGGTAAAAGAATCGGATGTGGTTATTCTGGCAGTCAAACCTCAGGTAGTGGAAGAGGTTCTGGAGGAGACGGGAGCCCTGTTCCAGCCCCATCAGACTCTAATCTCCATTGCCGCCGGTATTGCCATCCAGTTCATGGAAAGTTTTCTGACCCACCCGGTGCCGGTAATCCGCGTAATGCCCAACACGCCCTGCCTTTTGGGATCCGGAGCCAGTGCCCTGTGTCTCGGTACCCACGCCGGTGCCCGGGATCGGGAGCGGGCCATGGCTATTTTCAGTGCCGTCGGTCGGGCGGTGGAAGTACCGGAAGAGCTTATGGACGCAGTAACGGGTCTAAGTGGTAGCGGGCCTGCTTATATGTATGTTATTCTGGAGGCCCTGGCTGACGCCGGAGTACGGGTGGGCCTGCCCCGGGATGTGGCTCTTTTACTCAGCGCCCAGACCATGCTGGGATCGGCCCGGATGGTTTTAGAAACCGGCGAGCATCCCGGCCGCCTGAAAAACATGGTTACCACGCCAGGGGGGACGGCCATTGCCGGTGTCTATGCCCTGGAAGAAGGGGGACTGCGCGTAACCATGATGCGTGCGGTGGAAGAAGCTACCCGTCGCTCCCGGGAAATGTCCAGTGCATTAAAATAA
- a CDS encoding HlyD family efflux transporter periplasmic adaptor subunit has translation MISLFRDSRYFPRVILSLVVLFFLWWLANRAWYLVESRMVKIEWLEEGQISRTITTSGWLIKEEQLLSSPGRGQLRLLVGDGQRVRAGAAVAEVLLVNSGTGEEKVVVYAPRGGVFCNHIDGMERVLRPGNALEMEAVEKLGAKSSSPATGDRVEKGQPVGKLVDNLSGMWYWCRIPWEPAIPAKWTTGQSVVALWQGQQIRMRLEKITGEEMLFLLPAYPGVLVHQRHVQLELVAGEVAGFMVPPRAVVERGGQPGIYVISRRRATWMPVQVLGETSGRVVISGQGLSTRIRYVTNPFWVREGDRLE, from the coding sequence TTGATCTCCCTGTTCAGGGACAGTAGATATTTCCCCCGGGTTATTCTTTCCCTGGTGGTTCTTTTTTTCCTCTGGTGGCTGGCCAACCGGGCCTGGTACCTGGTCGAGAGCCGCATGGTCAAGATCGAATGGTTGGAGGAGGGCCAAATTTCCCGCACCATTACCACTTCCGGCTGGCTGATTAAAGAGGAGCAACTGTTATCTTCACCCGGGCGGGGTCAGTTAAGGTTGCTGGTGGGTGATGGGCAGCGGGTGCGGGCCGGGGCGGCGGTGGCCGAAGTTCTGCTGGTCAATAGCGGTACCGGTGAGGAAAAGGTGGTTGTCTATGCACCCCGGGGGGGAGTTTTTTGCAACCATATTGATGGAATGGAAAGGGTTTTACGACCTGGAAATGCATTAGAAATGGAAGCCGTGGAAAAACTGGGGGCAAAGTCCTCTTCCCCCGCTACGGGTGACCGGGTGGAAAAAGGGCAGCCGGTAGGTAAGCTGGTGGATAACCTGTCCGGGATGTGGTACTGGTGTCGCATCCCATGGGAACCAGCTATTCCCGCAAAGTGGACCACCGGGCAGTCAGTGGTTGCCCTGTGGCAGGGACAGCAGATACGTATGCGTTTAGAGAAAATTACCGGCGAGGAAATGCTCTTTCTTTTACCCGCTTATCCAGGCGTTCTGGTCCACCAGCGCCATGTCCAGCTGGAGCTGGTGGCGGGAGAAGTGGCCGGTTTTATGGTTCCTCCCCGGGCGGTTGTGGAGCGGGGCGGGCAACCCGGTATCTATGTTATTTCCCGGCGCCGGGCCACCTGGATGCCCGTTCAGGTTCTGGGCGAAACGTCAGGACGGGTGGTCATTTCCGGCCAGGGTCTATCTACCCGTATCCGTTATGTGACCAACCCTTTCTGGGTCCGGGAGGGAGACAGGCTGGAATGA
- a CDS encoding YggT family protein, producing MSLERIINVAFQVYDWLIFIRIILSFVRHNPYHPLIRFVYEITEPVLGFFRRFIPPVGMLDFSPLVAFFALELLRQLVLNVIRVLGFHV from the coding sequence ATGAGTCTGGAACGCATTATTAACGTGGCCTTTCAGGTTTATGACTGGCTGATCTTTATCCGTATCATCTTATCCTTTGTGCGGCATAACCCCTACCACCCACTGATTCGTTTTGTTTATGAGATTACCGAACCGGTTCTGGGTTTCTTCAGGCGCTTTATCCCTCCCGTGGGGATGCTGGATTTTTCACCCCTGGTAGCCTTCTTTGCCCTGGAATTACTACGCCAGCTGGTGCTGAATGTAATCCGGGTGTTAGGGTTCCATGTCTAA
- the pstB gene encoding phosphate ABC transporter ATP-binding protein PstB has product MEDYVKIAVKDLNLYYKDFHALKNINLDIKANKITALIGPSGCGKSTFLRTLNRMNDLIEGVRIEGTVLLDGQDIYAPDVDVVYLRKRVGMVFQRPNPFPMSVYDNVAYGPRVHGIKNKRLLDEIVERSLRDAALWDEVQDRLFKSALGLSGGQQQRLCIARLLAVEPEVLLMDEPSSALDPISTLKIEELIQVLKKDYTIVIVTHNMQQAARVSDITAYFLNGELVEWGTTDEIFTRPKDQRTEDYITGRFG; this is encoded by the coding sequence ATGGAGGACTACGTAAAAATTGCCGTTAAAGATCTGAACCTTTATTATAAAGATTTTCACGCCCTAAAAAATATTAATTTGGACATAAAGGCCAACAAAATCACTGCCCTTATTGGTCCTTCCGGTTGCGGTAAGTCAACCTTTTTGCGTACTTTAAACCGGATGAACGATCTTATTGAGGGAGTACGGATAGAGGGAACGGTTTTACTGGACGGTCAGGATATCTACGCCCCCGATGTGGATGTGGTTTACCTGCGCAAACGGGTCGGGATGGTCTTCCAGCGTCCGAACCCCTTTCCCATGTCGGTTTATGATAACGTGGCTTACGGTCCAAGGGTTCACGGTATCAAGAATAAACGGCTGTTGGACGAAATTGTGGAAAGGAGCCTGCGGGACGCGGCCCTGTGGGATGAGGTGCAGGACCGCTTATTTAAATCGGCCCTGGGCCTTTCCGGGGGCCAGCAGCAACGCCTGTGCATTGCCCGTCTCCTGGCGGTAGAACCGGAAGTGTTACTGATGGACGAACCCAGTTCTGCTCTGGATCCCATTTCCACCCTTAAAATAGAAGAACTAATCCAGGTGCTAAAAAAAGATTACACCATTGTGATTGTGACCCATAATATGCAGCAGGCCGCCCGGGTTTCAGACATTACCGCTTATTTTTTAAACGGCGAACTGGTGGAATGGGGGACGACCGATGAAATCTTTACCCGTCCTAAAGATCAGCGAACCGAAGATTACATTACCGGCCGGTTCGGTTAA
- a CDS encoding RNA-binding protein, with translation MLDKEFLLSRAQTQEEKELLARVCDLVQGVLRIRQPRVTDFLDPHHANLVLKALEKVPDLAVQSDGGYPGAERVRILIYPDYLDPREEEWDLAFLSIQGSFEDQGLSHRDFLGALLALGLRRGKIGDILLHHDQAQVVVTGEIAPFIQSQLTRVGRIPVTVHQIAREQLCPPPRRVREIKATVPSLRLDVVAAAGFGTSRTRMAREITAQRVSLNWQVCSELSRPVREGDIISARGRGRVEVTRVTGTTKSGRLAVILHRYV, from the coding sequence GTGCTGGATAAAGAGTTTCTGCTGTCCCGTGCCCAAACCCAGGAGGAAAAAGAACTGCTGGCCCGGGTTTGTGACCTGGTGCAGGGAGTTTTGCGTATCCGCCAACCGCGGGTAACGGATTTCCTTGATCCCCATCATGCAAATCTGGTGCTTAAGGCTTTGGAAAAAGTGCCCGATCTGGCCGTACAAAGTGATGGTGGTTACCCCGGTGCCGAGCGGGTGCGTATTCTTATTTATCCCGATTATCTCGATCCCCGGGAAGAGGAATGGGATCTGGCATTTTTGTCCATCCAGGGTTCCTTTGAAGATCAGGGACTCAGCCACAGGGATTTTCTTGGGGCTCTGCTGGCCCTCGGCTTGCGCCGGGGGAAAATTGGGGACATCCTCCTGCATCACGACCAGGCCCAGGTGGTGGTCACCGGCGAAATAGCTCCCTTTATCCAGTCCCAGCTTACCCGTGTGGGCCGCATCCCCGTGACCGTACACCAGATTGCCAGGGAGCAACTCTGCCCTCCTCCCCGACGGGTCCGGGAAATCAAGGCCACCGTACCTTCCCTGCGCCTGGACGTGGTGGCCGCCGCCGGTTTTGGCACTTCCCGCACACGCATGGCCCGGGAGATTACCGCCCAGCGGGTTAGCCTGAACTGGCAGGTCTGCAGTGAGCTTTCCCGTCCGGTGCGGGAAGGGGACATAATTTCCGCCCGGGGACGCGGTCGGGTGGAGGTAACCCGGGTTACGGGAACCACTAAAAGCGGCCGCCTGGCGGTTATTTTGCACCGGTATGTTTAA
- a CDS encoding cell division protein SepF has product MAKKLVDKVLGFIGFEEEPVEEEEKERFREERFRDEETVPQVKRKGQVFSLHAQRQVRVIVAEPRAFEDVQSIAEHLKNRRPVVVNLERAESELARRVVDFVSGATYALNGSMQKVGNGIFLFVPSNMDIAGDIKEFGERGIFSWIEQ; this is encoded by the coding sequence ATGGCGAAAAAACTGGTGGATAAGGTCCTTGGTTTTATAGGCTTTGAAGAAGAGCCGGTGGAAGAAGAGGAAAAGGAGCGCTTCCGGGAAGAACGGTTCCGGGATGAAGAAACCGTACCCCAGGTCAAGCGCAAAGGGCAGGTCTTTAGTTTACACGCCCAGCGCCAGGTGCGGGTCATTGTGGCCGAACCCAGGGCCTTTGAGGACGTACAGAGCATAGCGGAGCATTTAAAAAACCGCCGGCCGGTGGTGGTTAATCTGGAGCGGGCTGAGAGCGAACTGGCCAGGCGCGTGGTGGATTTTGTCAGCGGTGCTACATACGCCCTGAACGGGAGCATGCAAAAGGTAGGTAACGGCATTTTTCTCTTTGTACCCAGTAATATGGATATAGCCGGCGACATTAAAGAATTTGGGGAGCGGGGGATTTTCTCCTGGATAGAGCAGTAA
- the pnpS gene encoding two-component system histidine kinase PnpS, with amino-acid sequence MKLNFLRGISWRPVVSYFFLMVIFFALLQLYAAKKLSVVGALFIILPLSVILAWLLYQRVIGPLNEIIAAARDMARGNLDRELRIYTQDEIGELARSINDMARQLRSTIALITEERNRARAILDSMADGVIALDREGRVLLINPVVQEIFDLRQETCLGKKILGVIRNYDVERLLCKALETQKPTSEEVKIFGAGPDPRIFRLHATPLKGSGRETGGVVVVLRDVTERKKLEQMRTEFVANVSHELRTPLTSIKGFLETLLDGAMNDPKTTRQFLEIMGQETERLSRLVDDLLDLSKIEERRVVHRWQPVNMVDIINRVASLFRPQAKEKELTLSLEVPRDLPSVYGDPDMLAQVLINLLDNAIKYTPPRGSITIRAMVLEDELRVEVEDTGIGIPAESLPRIFERFYRVDKARSRELGGFGIGLAIVKHIIRAHGGKIEVESTPGKGSLFYFTLPLAEPASP; translated from the coding sequence GTGAAGCTTAATTTCCTGCGGGGTATTTCCTGGCGGCCGGTGGTCAGTTATTTTTTCTTAATGGTCATCTTTTTTGCCCTTTTGCAACTGTATGCCGCTAAAAAACTGAGCGTGGTCGGCGCTTTATTTATTATCCTGCCCCTATCGGTAATACTGGCCTGGCTTTTATACCAAAGGGTCATCGGACCGTTGAATGAAATCATTGCTGCGGCCAGGGATATGGCCCGGGGCAACCTGGACCGGGAACTGCGTATTTATACACAGGATGAAATAGGGGAACTGGCCCGCAGCATTAATGACATGGCCCGTCAACTGCGGAGCACTATTGCCCTGATCACCGAGGAAAGGAACCGGGCCCGCGCCATTCTGGACAGCATGGCCGACGGGGTAATTGCCCTGGACCGGGAGGGGCGGGTGCTGCTCATAAACCCGGTGGTCCAGGAAATATTTGACCTGCGGCAGGAAACCTGTCTTGGGAAAAAAATCCTGGGAGTTATTCGCAACTATGACGTGGAGCGCCTTTTGTGCAAGGCGCTGGAGACGCAAAAACCCACCAGCGAGGAAGTGAAAATTTTCGGGGCCGGCCCCGACCCCCGCATTTTCCGCCTCCATGCCACCCCTTTAAAAGGCTCCGGACGGGAAACCGGGGGAGTGGTGGTCGTCCTGCGGGATGTCACCGAACGCAAAAAGCTGGAACAGATGCGCACGGAGTTTGTGGCCAATGTTTCCCATGAATTGCGTACTCCCCTCACTTCCATCAAGGGTTTTTTGGAAACCCTTCTGGATGGGGCCATGAATGATCCTAAAACTACCCGCCAGTTCTTGGAAATAATGGGCCAGGAAACCGAACGCCTGAGCCGCCTGGTTGATGATTTGCTGGATCTCTCCAAGATTGAGGAACGGCGGGTGGTGCACCGCTGGCAGCCGGTGAATATGGTAGACATCATCAACCGTGTGGCCTCCCTGTTTCGCCCGCAGGCAAAGGAGAAAGAGCTCACCCTTTCCCTGGAAGTGCCCCGGGATTTGCCCAGCGTATATGGGGATCCCGATATGCTGGCTCAGGTGTTAATTAATTTGCTGGACAACGCCATTAAATATACACCGCCCCGGGGTAGCATAACCATTCGGGCCATGGTGCTGGAGGATGAGTTGCGGGTAGAGGTAGAAGACACGGGCATTGGCATTCCTGCCGAAAGCCTGCCCCGTATTTTTGAACGTTTCTACCGCGTGGATAAGGCCCGTTCCCGGGAACTGGGGGGTTTTGGCATCGGCCTAGCCATTGTGAAACATATTATCCGCGCCCATGGCGGCAAGATTGAGGTGGAAAGCACCCCTGGCAAGGGAAGTTTGTTTTACTTCACCCTGCCCCTGGCTGAACCGGCGTCTCCTTAA
- a CDS encoding IS607 family transposase: MELLTINKAAKKLGVHPNSLRNWEKRGLIKPVRLPGGQRRYSMDELNRLLQSGQLTDGRETVVLYARVSTKKQADAGNLDRQMERLRQYARENGFTIRAEFTDVASGLNQKRRGLANVLKLAEQGEYKKLIIEYPDRLARFGYEYIRTPFKVLRRRNNHHRGKRAGGRLY, translated from the coding sequence ATGGAACTATTAACCATCAACAAAGCGGCAAAGAAATTAGGCGTTCACCCCAACAGCCTGCGCAACTGGGAAAAGCGCGGCTTAATCAAGCCCGTCCGTCTGCCCGGAGGCCAGCGCCGGTACTCTATGGACGAACTCAATAGGCTTCTGCAGTCCGGTCAATTGACTGACGGACGAGAGACAGTTGTGCTATACGCTCGGGTGTCCACAAAAAAGCAGGCCGACGCGGGCAATCTGGACCGTCAGATGGAACGGTTGCGGCAGTACGCCCGGGAAAACGGTTTTACCATCAGGGCGGAATTCACGGACGTAGCCAGCGGCCTGAACCAGAAGCGCCGCGGTTTAGCCAACGTGCTCAAGCTGGCCGAGCAGGGCGAGTATAAAAAGCTCATCATCGAATATCCCGACCGGCTGGCCCGGTTTGGTTATGAGTATATTCGAACGCCATTTAAGGTACTGCGGCGTAGAAATAATCACCATCGCGGAAAAAGAGCCGGAGGACGCTTATACTGA
- a CDS encoding YggS family pyridoxal phosphate-dependent enzyme — protein MGVRENLSHVIEQVTKAAKKAGRDPGSVKLVAVTKNVSVDIMREALAAGINAFGENRVQELVVKHPQLPVDVEWHLIGHLQTNKVKYIVDKVRLIHSLDSWRLAREISRRAQEQGLTVEVLVQVNISGEQTKYGLPPAEVRNFIAGVAELPGICVRGLMTIAPLVPDPEEVRPVFRELYQMVGWLKQELPGIPLDFLSMGMSNDFTVAVEEGANIIRVGSAIFGPRQNPRRDNHGEKTGG, from the coding sequence TTGGGAGTCAGGGAAAACCTTTCTCATGTAATTGAGCAGGTCACAAAAGCGGCTAAAAAGGCCGGCCGGGATCCTGGCTCGGTTAAGCTGGTAGCAGTGACCAAAAATGTTTCCGTCGACATTATGCGGGAAGCGCTGGCAGCAGGAATAAATGCCTTTGGGGAGAACCGGGTACAGGAACTGGTGGTCAAACACCCCCAGCTGCCGGTTGATGTGGAATGGCACCTTATCGGCCATTTACAAACCAATAAGGTTAAATATATTGTGGATAAGGTCCGGCTGATCCATTCCCTGGATAGCTGGCGCCTGGCCCGGGAAATCAGCCGCCGGGCACAGGAACAGGGTTTAACGGTGGAAGTGCTGGTGCAGGTAAATATATCCGGGGAACAAACCAAATACGGTTTACCCCCCGCGGAGGTGAGGAACTTTATTGCCGGGGTGGCGGAGCTTCCCGGTATCTGCGTGCGTGGATTAATGACCATTGCTCCCCTGGTCCCGGATCCCGAAGAGGTAAGGCCGGTTTTTCGAGAATTGTATCAAATGGTCGGCTGGTTGAAACAGGAGCTGCCGGGGATACCGCTGGATTTCCTGTCTATGGGCATGAGCAACGATTTTACGGTGGCTGTAGAAGAAGGGGCAAATATAATTCGGGTAGGTAGCGCCATTTTTGGACCAAGACAAAACCCAAGGAGGGATAACCATGGCGAAAAAACTGGTGGATAA
- a CDS encoding flavodoxin family protein — translation MACVYKGSCAIKNDNLGALLEKILEADGLIIAAPTYLLGPAGIVKLVTDRALSLSPHLEELAGRTRVAATISVAGNRKWNPLGVELLNLFPLAYGYRVIDYLEAYAPGPGEVLLEQTNVARARELGRRVARALSGEIEARPPEEQQCGNCYGRAFRLSGQDRVTCVVCNTTGRLVPDESGLRFVPDPPGPHGHFWTAEHRRHHLNDWIVPSRDRYLARREQIKKQLTRYERKWKR, via the coding sequence CTGGCCTGTGTCTACAAGGGGTCCTGTGCCATCAAAAATGACAACCTGGGGGCTTTGCTGGAGAAAATCCTGGAGGCCGACGGGTTAATCATCGCCGCACCCACCTACCTTTTGGGCCCGGCAGGCATAGTCAAGCTGGTAACGGATCGGGCCCTCAGCCTCTCCCCCCACCTGGAAGAGCTGGCCGGTCGCACCAGGGTGGCCGCCACCATCAGTGTAGCCGGCAACAGAAAGTGGAACCCGCTGGGGGTAGAACTTCTAAACCTTTTCCCACTGGCCTACGGCTACCGGGTCATCGACTACCTGGAAGCGTATGCTCCCGGGCCGGGGGAGGTGCTGCTGGAACAGACAAACGTTGCCCGGGCCCGCGAGTTGGGCCGGCGGGTAGCCCGGGCCCTATCCGGAGAAATCGAGGCGCGTCCTCCGGAAGAGCAGCAATGCGGCAACTGCTACGGTCGCGCCTTTCGCCTCAGTGGGCAGGACAGGGTTACCTGTGTGGTATGTAATACCACAGGACGGCTGGTTCCAGATGAGAGCGGCCTGCGCTTCGTACCTGACCCGCCGGGCCCCCATGGCCATTTCTGGACGGCAGAACATCGCCGCCACCATCTGAATGACTGGATTGTTCCCAGCCGCGACCGTTATTTAGCCCGGCGGGAGCAGATCAAGAAACAGCTGACCAGGTATGAACGTAAGTGGAAGAGGTGA
- a CDS encoding IS200/IS605 family element transposase accessory protein TnpB, whose product MKKREKNKKKLTESDDGIKYTVCGEWFPLFWDYHPDLYGKEDETPLDTEMRLFCACTRWAFNRLLEGRSRKELKREGQGLFSINSRFCDDAVLKAKAVIESQKELLALEIEETETKLARARKKLGRAEKDLDKAVKANDPVKIEKAKRAVRGRKVRVKKLSDKLDELKTHQSNGTISAVVFGGRSLWKRVCKGRATKEEWRQARQNRLFARGDETKGGNPNIKICYRNGDFSLSVTISHLSEQKGTDKKGRPVMARAPRVEGKLWLPEKHRLKVWELLLSGAPYTVELIRGRDGRYRAHITFVVTAPVLVTNPNRGYLGMDTNSDGVALANVNYFGQPESWHEGFNVLYPKALHKFDGEFQVTVHPNGFLYIKVPELAYSRGYRRTYLIGVLAKVVVDIAKALGKPIALEDLDFGKDRLDTDRRFNRMAANFPFKKIVEAVVRRAFREGVGIKLVWPAHTSAIGYYKYMERYGVIIHHAAALTIARRAIGFKERITGELKQKIQAVKEKLNRKVDSLPGEGKGMTRKVRRLFKWLDKKILVHNGLTRYKQESFYSVWHDLKELVLLSR is encoded by the coding sequence ATGAAAAAACGGGAAAAGAACAAAAAGAAACTTACCGAATCTGACGATGGCATAAAGTACACCGTATGCGGCGAATGGTTCCCCTTATTCTGGGACTATCATCCCGACCTTTACGGCAAGGAAGACGAAACGCCTCTGGACACAGAGATGCGCCTTTTTTGCGCCTGTACCCGCTGGGCGTTCAACCGGCTGCTGGAAGGCCGTTCCCGTAAAGAGCTCAAAAGGGAAGGTCAGGGGTTATTTAGCATAAACTCCCGTTTTTGTGACGATGCCGTATTGAAGGCAAAGGCCGTTATTGAATCGCAGAAGGAACTTCTGGCATTGGAAATCGAAGAGACGGAAACGAAGCTGGCCCGTGCCAGGAAGAAACTTGGCCGGGCGGAAAAAGACCTGGACAAAGCGGTTAAAGCAAACGACCCGGTAAAAATCGAGAAAGCCAAACGCGCCGTACGCGGCCGCAAAGTGCGGGTCAAAAAACTGAGTGATAAGCTGGATGAGCTGAAGACCCATCAAAGTAACGGCACCATATCTGCCGTAGTTTTTGGGGGCCGTTCTTTGTGGAAGCGAGTCTGTAAGGGTAGAGCCACAAAAGAAGAATGGAGGCAAGCCCGGCAGAACCGGCTTTTTGCCCGCGGCGACGAAACCAAAGGCGGCAACCCTAACATCAAGATATGCTATCGGAACGGAGATTTTTCCCTGTCAGTAACCATTTCTCACCTGTCCGAGCAGAAAGGGACAGACAAGAAGGGCAGGCCGGTGATGGCCAGGGCGCCCCGGGTAGAGGGAAAGCTCTGGCTGCCGGAGAAGCACCGGTTGAAGGTGTGGGAACTGCTACTGTCGGGCGCGCCCTACACTGTGGAACTGATCAGGGGTAGAGATGGGCGGTACAGGGCACACATTACCTTTGTTGTTACAGCACCCGTTTTAGTGACCAACCCCAACCGTGGTTACTTGGGGATGGATACCAACTCGGACGGTGTGGCCCTGGCCAATGTCAATTATTTCGGTCAGCCCGAATCCTGGCATGAGGGTTTCAACGTGCTATATCCGAAAGCCCTACACAAATTTGACGGAGAGTTTCAGGTGACAGTACACCCGAACGGTTTTCTTTACATCAAGGTGCCTGAACTAGCTTATAGCCGCGGGTATCGGCGCACATATTTAATAGGCGTGCTGGCCAAAGTGGTGGTGGACATTGCAAAAGCTCTGGGCAAGCCCATCGCATTGGAGGACCTGGACTTCGGGAAGGACCGGCTGGACACGGACAGGAGATTCAACCGCATGGCGGCCAACTTTCCGTTCAAGAAGATAGTCGAGGCCGTTGTACGGAGGGCATTCAGGGAAGGCGTCGGTATAAAACTTGTCTGGCCGGCGCACACGTCCGCCATCGGCTATTACAAGTACATGGAGCGGTACGGGGTAATTATCCACCACGCTGCAGCATTAACTATAGCCCGCCGGGCGATTGGTTTCAAGGAACGAATTACCGGTGAACTGAAGCAAAAAATTCAAGCTGTCAAAGAGAAGCTGAACCGAAAGGTAGATTCCTTACCTGGGGAAGGAAAAGGGATGACCCGAAAGGTGAGGCGGCTCTTCAAGTGGCTGGACAAAAAGATTCTTGTCCACAACGGGCTGACCCGTTACAAGCAGGAATCGTTTTATTCTGTCTGGCACGACTTGAAGGAGCTGGTTTTGCTGAGTAGGTGA
- a CDS encoding DUF167 domain-containing protein: MIFLREEKGAVVFKVRVQPRAARNELAGIFEDALKVRLTAPPVEGEANEACRDFFARLLGVPRARVEIVTGHAGRNKLVRVQGISVEKVRSLMSAQR, from the coding sequence ATGATCTTCCTGCGGGAAGAAAAGGGAGCAGTGGTCTTTAAAGTGCGCGTTCAGCCCCGGGCGGCCAGAAATGAACTGGCCGGGATTTTTGAAGACGCCCTGAAGGTCCGTTTAACGGCGCCCCCGGTGGAAGGGGAGGCCAACGAAGCCTGCCGGGATTTTTTTGCCCGGCTGCTGGGAGTGCCCAGGGCACGGGTGGAAATCGTGACCGGACATGCCGGGCGTAACAAGCTGGTGCGGGTGCAGGGGATTTCTGTCGAAAAGGTGCGCTCTTTGATGTCAGCCCAAAGATAG
- the phoU gene encoding phosphate signaling complex protein PhoU: MSPRSSFDKALAELQQDILRMASLVEQAIYDAVQSLVKLDVAGAAQVIMGDEMIDELYLEIEDKCVKLIATQQPIARDLRVAITGIKILLSLERMADHAVDIARATMCLSGQPLTVKCLEYIPQMGRLAQQMVKDGLDAYVNGDVQKAREMCALDDEVDYIFAKVFRELINGMMENPKTVMQSAYLLYVSRYLERIADHATNIGEAVIYLVTGERRELN, encoded by the coding sequence GTGAGTCCCCGTTCTTCCTTTGATAAAGCACTGGCCGAGCTCCAGCAGGATATCCTGCGCATGGCCAGTCTGGTGGAACAGGCCATTTATGATGCGGTGCAATCCCTGGTCAAGCTCGACGTGGCCGGGGCGGCCCAGGTAATCATGGGCGATGAGATGATAGACGAACTTTATCTGGAAATTGAAGATAAATGCGTCAAGTTAATTGCCACCCAGCAACCCATTGCCCGGGATTTGCGGGTGGCCATCACCGGGATCAAAATCCTCTTGAGCCTGGAGCGGATGGCCGATCATGCGGTGGACATTGCCCGGGCCACCATGTGTTTAAGCGGGCAGCCTTTGACGGTAAAATGCCTGGAATATATCCCCCAAATGGGACGGCTGGCCCAGCAGATGGTCAAAGATGGACTGGACGCCTATGTTAACGGTGATGTCCAAAAGGCCAGGGAGATGTGTGCCCTGGATGATGAAGTGGATTATATCTTTGCCAAAGTGTTCCGGGAACTGATCAACGGCATGATGGAGAATCCCAAAACGGTGATGCAGTCAGCCTACCTTCTTTATGTCAGTCGCTATTTGGAAAGGATTGCCGATCACGCTACCAACATCGGGGAAGCGGTTATCTATCTGGTCACGGGTGAACGCCGGGAGCTGAACTAA